A region of the Desulfurobacterium atlanticum genome:
TTTGCCCCTCTGTGACCGAATTTTAACTTGTAAGTTTTTCCTCCGAGGGCAAGGGCTGTAAGCTGGTGTCCAAGACATATACCGAATATTGGTTTGTTAAATGTCGCTATCAAATATTTTATCGTTTCTATAGCATAATCAACGGCTGCAGGGTCTCCTGGCCCGCAGGATAGAAATACTCCGTCAGGATTGTATTTTAAAATCTCTTCCGGTGGTGTCTTTGCCGGTAGAACAACCGGTTTAATTCCAGCATCAACAAGATTTCTCAGTATATTTTTTCTTATTCCAAAATCAAGAACAGCAACGCTGTATTTGAAATCGCTCCTTTCCAGATATCCTTTGCCGAGAACCCATGTTCCTTTATTCCACTCATAAGGTTCTTTACAGGATACCTTGTCAACGAGGTTTAATCCTTCCATTTTTGGACCGGACAGCGCTTTTTCTACAAGGGATTCGGGATTTAAATCAACAGTTGAAATTACACCCCTCATTGTTCCCGCATCTCTTAATTTTTTCACAAGAGCCCTTGTGTCTATTTCTGAAATTCCGACCACTCCATGTTTTGATAGATACTCTTCAAAGGAGAATTCTGCTCTCCAGTTTGAGTAGATTTCAGAAATCTCTTTTACAATAAATCCTTCTGCTTGAGGCCTTTCAGATTCAACATCTTCACTATTTGCTCCTACGTTTCCAATCAGCGGACAGGTCATTGTTACGATTTGTCCTTTAAAAGAAGGGTCTGTAACTATTTCCTGATAGCCTGTCATACTCGTTGTAAATACAACTTCTCCAAACACTTCACCTTCTGCACCAAATGAAACACCTTCAAATACTGTGCCATCTTCAAGAGCAAGGAGTGCCTTTTTTCTATTTAGCATAACTCTCTCCATCAATTATGGATTATAATTGTAACTGTTAGTTTACCAAATATTTGGAGGTGGTATGAGAAATTTACTTAAAGGAATTCTGGTTTTGTTATTTATCGTTTTTGCAGGATGTAATCTCTCAGAAAACAAACCTCTTATCGTTTCATCCATTCCTGTCTGGAAGCACGTTGCAGAGTATATAGGTGGAAGAGATTTTAGATATTACTCGGTTTTAAAAGGTGGAGAGTCACCTCACGGTTATGAGATAAAGCCTTCTGATGTGTTAAAGCTTAAAGAAGCAAAGCTTGTGATAATTCACGGGCTCGGTCTGGATGATTGGATTTTAAAAGGGATTGAGGATAAGGGGAAAGTTTTTAATATTGGAGAATTGATGGCAAGGAAGTATCCTGAGATTAAGAAGCCCGGTTACCATATATGGACAAATCCTGTGATGATGGAAGAGGTTTATTTTGAAGTTGCAAGAAAACTGTCTGAATTCTATCCTTCAAAGGAAAAGTATTACGAAAAGAGGGCTGATGATTATGCAGCTATGATACAGCAGCTTCTCCAAAGAACAGATAACTGTTTGAAAGGTGTAAAGATTAAAAAAGTTATTGCATATCATCCTGTATGGGAACCTCTCTTTGAAACGATAGGGGTTGAATGTATCGGTTATATTACAGATAATCCTGAAAAAGAGCCCGGTCCTGAGAGGATAAGGAAACTGATAGACAGGGCAAAAGCCGAAGGTATTAAGCTTGTGATAACGGAGAAGGGAGAAGGAGAGATTCTTGCTAAAAAGGTTGCTTCTGAGATAGGTGCGAATGTTCTTGTTCTAAATCCTTTGCCCGATGATGATTATGTTGTAGCTTTAAGCAGGTGGTGTAATAAGATATGTAAAGCTTTAAAGGAGGCTTATGGGAAATGATTTTGATGATAGATAATTACGATTCTTTTACCTATAATGTTGTTCAGTATTTTGGCTCGCTTGGTACTGATATTAAAGTGGTGAGGAATGACAAGATAACAGTTGAGGAGATAGAGTCTTTAAATCCTGAAGCAATAGTTATATCTCCGGGGCCCTGCACTCCTCGGGAGGCAGGAGTTTCGGTTGATGTTATAAGAAAATTTGCAGGTAAGCTTCCCATTCTTGGAATATGTCTTGGCCATCAGTCTATCGGTTTTGCGTTTGGAGCTAAAATAGTAAGAGCGAAAAAACTTATGCACGGTAAAGCGTCTTTAATTAGACACGATGAAGAATTTCTATTTGAAGGAATGAAAAATCCTTTTTCTGCGATAAGATATCACTCTCTTGTTATTGATAAAGATACTTTGCCAGATGATTTTGTGATAACTGCTGAAAGTGAAGATGACAGAGAGATAATGGGAATAAGGCATAAATCGTTTCCACTGTTTGGTGTTCAGTTTCACCCTGAATCTATTCTGACAGAAGATGGGATAAAGATAATAGATAATTTTCTGAAGCAGGTAAAATGAAACTTTACGCTCACATAAAAAAATATCCTGAAGATTTTGTTGTTGAGGAGATTCCTGATATAGAGGTAAAATCTTCAGGAAAGTTTGATGTTTATAAGCTGGAAAAACGGAATGTTTCAACCCTTGAATCGGTAAGGTTGATTTCTCGTTTTTTAAAGATTCCTCTTAAAAGTATAGGTTTTGCCGGGTTAAAAGATAAGTATGCTGTTACAACTCAGTTTATCACTGTTCCTTCAGGTTCTCTTGAAGATAGATTTGGATTTGTTCATGAGAATGGCTGGAGAAGGACAGAAAGCTTTAATAAAGGAAAAACCTGCTTTTTTCTTGAAAAAGTGGGAAAGACAGATGAGCCGCTTTCGCTTGGGAAAATAAAAGGAAATCGCTTTACCGTTAAGATACGGAATTTTGAAAAAAATATGCGGGAGCGGTTCTACAGGAATTTGCAGATTGTAAAACTTTTTGGGTTTGCCAACTATTTTGGGGAGCAGCGGTTCGGGAGTGTAAAAAGTAGAGATGATTTTGTTTTAAAGTATCTTTTAAAAGGTGATTTTGAAACAGCTTTGAAAGTTTATTTTTTAGGCAAGGAGAAAATCTCTTTTATCACAAGCTGGCGGGATATTTACAAAACCTTGAAGCCAGCTCTTGAAGAGTATGAGAAGGATATGATTAAGGGGCTTTTGAGAGGTTTATCGGCGGAAAAAGCTTTCAGGATACTTCCAAAGAATGTTCGGCTTATGTTTAACTTTGCTTTTCAAAGTTTTTTATGGAACGAGATTTTAGCCCTTTACATTAAAGAGAGATACCCTTATGTGCAGATTCCTTTTGTAAACAACTGGAAGCTTAATTTCTATCTTGAAGTTGATGATTTGAATTATCTTAAAAATCTTGAAATTCCTTATACCGGAAAAGTTTACAATGTAAAAGATAGGCTGTTAAAAAGGATAATGGAAAAGGTATTCAGGCTAAGGGGTGTAGAGAAGGAGTTTTTTGATAGGGAAGTTGCAGGTATGAAAGTTTTAACTGACGGGATTAGAAAAGCCGTTGTGTTCCCTGAAGATTTTAGAATTGTTTCAAAAACAAAAAAAGATGTTGTTTTACAGTTTAAACTGCCCCCAGGGTCTTACGCCACTATTCTTTTAAGAAAGCTTCTTTCTGTATAGGGAGGATGTTGTGAGTGTCTCCATAGGATATCTTGAAATTAAACTTTACATTCCTTACAGCCACTCTTTAAAAGAGAAAAGAATGGTGGTTAAAAGGTTGAAAGAGAGGCTTAAAAATAAATTTAATGTGGCCGTTTCAGAAATTGCAGAACATGATATGTGGCAGACGGGGGTGCTTGGAATTGTCACAATAGCCACCGATTCAAGGAAAGCTGATGAAACCCTTGAAAAGGTGGTTGGATTTATTGAGAGGATATCTCCGGGAATTATTGAAAGCTATCATAAAGAGTTGCTTTGAGATTTTTTCTCTTTTAGTTTTTTTATAGTTGATAAAAATTCAAGTTCCTGCTCTTCAAGGGCTGTTTCTATCTCTTTTATCGCTTTTTCATACATAGGAATATAATACTTCTCTACAGCATTAACTCTTATAACTGTTTTTTTCAGTTCTTCGGCCATTTTCCACGCCTTTATCTCCATCTCTGCAAGTTCCATAACCTTTTTTACAGAATCTATAAAAGCTGTCCTTGCAAGGTCAACGAATATGGATTCAGACACTATATCTACGGGGAATTTTTCAAGGTCAAGCTGATAGGATATGGAGGGTACAGGAATTCCTATGAAACTTTTCTCTTTCGCTTCTATTTTTCCTTTTAGTGCAGTGGTGTCAACGTACTCTTTTACCGATTCTCTTCCCTCTTCCATATACGCTTTTTTAAGCATTGCATACGCCTTTTGAACATAAATGTTTAACTCTTCCCTTGCTTTTTCTACCCTGTCAAGATGTTTCAGGATTTCTTTTATCAGGACATTTCTTTTATGTTGAAGAATATCTTTTCCTTCTTCCATTACGTTCAGATCTTTTTTCAGTTCAAGAAGCTGCGTTTTACTCTTTGTGAATTTCATCTTATGTACGCCTCTATCTCCTCTTTTTTCAGTCGTGTAAGTTCAGAATCAGGCAGGATAGCAAGAAGCTTCCAGCCTATTTTCATAGTTTCTTCAAGAGACCTATCTTCGCTTTCTTCCTGGGTTAAGAATTTACTCTCAAAAGCTCTACCAAACTCAAGATACTTTCTGTCTATATCACTTAATTCAGATTCTCCAATAATTGCTGCAAGCATTTCAACCCGTTTTGAACGGGCATAGGCTGAATATATCTGGTTTGCCCAGCGTCTCTGAAGTTTACTTATACCCTGATTCATGAGTCTTGAGAGAGAAGGAAGAATGTTTATGGGGGGATAGATACCTTTTTTAAACAGTCCTCTATCAAGAACGATCTGCCCTTCTGTAATGTAACCTGTAAGGTCTGGAATTGGGTGGGTTATGTCATCATCTGGCATTGTGAGAACCGGTATCTGTGTGAGGGAACCTTTTTTTCCTTTTATTAGTCCTGCCCTTTCGTAGATTGTTGCAAGGTCGCTGTACATATATCCGGGATAACCTTTTCTTCCCGGAATTTCATCCCTTCTGGAGGACATTTCCCTTAAAGCGTCACAGTAGTTTGTCATATCGTATAAAACTGCCACAACATCATACTCTTTCTCAAAGGCAAGATATTCTGCAAGTGTAAGAGCAGCTCTTGGAACAAGAACGTGATTTACACACGATTCACTTGCAAGACTCATAAATACAGCAGTTTTCTGGAAATTACCACCGGCCTTTATACTTTCTATTAGATTTGTTGCAATTTCGTATTTTATACCTATAATGCCGAGGATTATTGCTGTTTTAGGATTGTCTCCTGGAATTTTTATCTGTTTTACAAGCTGTGCCACAAGTTTATCTGTCGGGACACCGGAAACTGCAAATACAGGCAGTTTTTGCCCTCTGACAAGGGTGTTTAGACCGTCAATTGCAGAAATTCCCGTATGGACAAAGCTATTCGGGAAATTTCTCCATGCGGGATTTATGGCTTCTCCGTTTATGTCAGCTTCTTTTTTTGAGATTATTCCTCCGAGATTATCCATCGGTTCACCGAAGGCGTTAAATATTCTACCAAGCATTCTCTCTGATACAGGAATTGTAAACGGCTTCCCTGTAAATCTCACTCTTATGCTGTTTACCTCTATACCTTCAGTCTGTCCCAGAATTTCTATAAGAGTTACCTTTTCGGTAAGTTCTACAATCCTTCCGGGAACTCTCCTATTCTTCCACCTTACTAAAACCTTCTCTCCAAAACGTGTTCCGTCCACAGTTTCAAACGCAAGAAGAGAACCTTTTATTCCAAGTGCACCTTCATACTCTATTATCATTTTTCCCACTCACTGTATGATTTTAAAAGGTTTTTATAGGTTTCTTCTATCTTCTCAATAATGTTTTCTGGTATCTTTTCAACAAATCTAAGCCTTAAAATCTCTTCAACTACTTTCTGTTCTTTAAGTATTTTTATAGGGATTCCTTTCTCTTTAAGGCACGCTTCCCACCACTGGTAGAGTGTTTTAAGGATTTCTGCTATCTTTATTTGCCTTTCAGGCGGGCAGTAGGCGTCTATCGGGTCAAAAGCGTTTTGCTGGAGGAAAACCTCTTTGATAAAGTGGGAGATTTCAACTATCAGTTTCTGTTCTTCAGGTAAAGCCTCAGAACCAAGGAGTTTTACTATTCTCTGGAGCTTGTCATCCTCTTGAAGGAGTTTCATCATCCAGCTTCTTAGCTCATACCAGTTTCTGTATATCTCCTCCCACCATTTTCTGACAGTTCCACCGTAAGCACTGTAGCTCTGGGTATAGTTTATAGCGGGATAAAACCTTGCATTTGCAAGTTCTTTATCAAGTGCCCAGAACACACTTGTGAATCTTCTTGTGTGTCTTGTAACAGGTTCTGAAAAGTCTCCGCCGGGGGGTGATACTGCTCCGATTATTGTAAGAGAACCGACACTTCCTGAAAGTGTTTCAACAAATCCTGCCCTTTCATAAACACCGGCAATTCTTGAAGAAAGGTAGGCGGGAAATCCTTCCTCTATCGGGAGTTCTCCCATTCTGGTTGAAAGTTCTCTCATCGCTTCAGCCCATCTTGATGTTGAATCAGCCATGAGAGCTACATGATAGCCCATGTCTCTAAAATATTCTGCTATTGTTATTCCAAGATAAATTGAAGCTTCCCTTGCAGAAACGGGCATATTTGATGTGTTTGCTATAAGGATTGTTCTTTCTATAAGTTTCTTTCCTGTTCTTGGGTCTTCAAGTTCGGGAAACTCTTCAAGAACTTCTGTCATTTCGTTTCCACGTTCACCGCACCCTATATAAACTATAATATCAGCATCGCACCACTTTGCGAGAGTTTGCTGTAAAATCGTTTTTCCTGTTCCAAACCCGCCGGGAATTGAAGCGGTTCCTCCCTTTGCAATCGGAAAGAGAAAATCTATTATCCTCTGCCCTGTTATAAGGGGAATATCCGGGTTCAGTCTTTTTCTGAATTTTCTCGGAAATCTTACAGGCCATTCCTGAACCATAGTAAGAGTTTGTCCAGAGTCAAGAGTTAAAAGTTCCTCTTCAACAGTGTATTCTCCTCCTTCCTCTATCGCATCAATAGTTCCTTTGATTCCCAAAGGAGCGGTGAGAAAATGTTTAATATTCCCTTCAGTTACGTATCCGAAAATTTCACCTTCGTTAATCTTTTCTCCCTTTCTTTTAAGGGGAACAAAGTGCCACCTTTTATCTTTTGATACAGGGAAAACCGATTTTCCTCTTTCTATTCTTTCTCCCAGCTTTTCAAGAGGTCTTTCTATTCCATCATAGATTGAACCAAGAAGTCCTGGTGCAAGCACCGCTTTTAACATTTCACCACTCAGTTTAACCGGTTCTTTAAGTTTCAGCCCATCTGTCGTTTCATATACCTGAATTGTTATGGTGTTTTCCTGTATTGCAACAACTTCTCCGATAAGTTTATCTTCTCCGACAAATGCAACTTCAAGGAGTTTTGGAGATTCTCCTTCAAGTTCAGCTTTCACAATTGGTCCGGATATGTAAGTTATCTTTGCCATTTAAACCTCTAAAATAGAAGCTATCTCTTTATCTATTTCTCCTTTGAACTCTTCAAGGATAGATTCAAGGGAAAACTCAATAACCATCCGTTCTTTTTTAAAAATAACCCCGTTTATGGATGGATCGGTTTCTATCTCAAACTGTTCCCCGACCATTTCTTTAACCCTGTTTTTAAATTCCGGTGATGTGATGATTTTCCCTGTTGTGTAGTTGTTCTTTATCCAGGTAAGAAAGCATCCGAGCATCATCGGAAACCGTTCCTGTAATTTTTCTTTAAGTGTGTTTAAAAGCTCTTCTCTTATAGCTATCTCTCTGTTTTCTATTTTTTTCCTTACTTCGGCGTCTATCTCTGCTATTTTGTTAAACTTAAAAGCTTCAATATCTATCAAAGCAGCCTGCCGTTTTTCTTCAAAAATTCTCTTTCCCTCTTTCTCTGCTTCAATCAACTTTTCCTGGGCATACAATCTGGCAGACTTTACCCTTTGTTCTGCTATCTCTTTTGCCCTTTCAAGAACCTTCTTTTCAAACTTACTGTAATCTGATTCCGAGTACACTTGCCAAAAACTCCTTTAAACTTTGTTTTGATGTAACTCCTTCAAATGAAGGCACAAAAACAACCGCCGGAAGAGCTTTTTTACCCAGCTTCTCTTTTAAGCTTTTGTTAAAAAAGTCAACAAATTTCTCTGAAACAACAATAACTGCCACAGAAGGTTCCTTTAAAAGTTTCAGCATCTCCTGCTGAAACTCTCTTTCTGTTTCAACTACTACCGTTTCAACACCTGCAAGTCCAAAACCGGTACATTCATCGTCCGTGCCGACAAACACCATTCTCATTACACTTTTCCGAGAATTAGAATTGCAATGATGAGACCGTAAATTGCTATACCTTCTGCCAGCCCAAGGAACACTATCGCTTTACCTGAAATCTCTGGCCTTTCACCAATGGCGCCCATAGCCGCAGAACCAACAAGTCCGACGGCTGCTCCGGCAGCTATAGTTGAAAAAGCAACAGATGCTGCTGCTGAGATATATGCCCACATTGCGTCACCTGCAAAAACTGTTAAAGGAAATAGGACAAGTAAAACGGTTCTTAATGCTGTTTTTCTCATTTCTCTTCCTCCAGTTTAAAAGGCTTGAAAGGTTTTCCGCCACCTTTGAAGAACTTTCCGAAAAATTCATAATATTCAAGTCTCATAGTTTGAATGGAAACAACAAGGGCTTCAAGAACAATAACTATGATATTTCCAACTATCATTACCAGCCAGTAACCTATCCCGTGCCCGCTTTCTCCAGAAATAGCTTTTCCTATTGCAAAAATTGCAAGCATAAGGGCTGCATGGGCAAGGGCAAAAGCGCCAAGCCTTACAAATGAAACGGTTCCTGTTATACTTTCAAGAAGAGCCATGAATGCGTCAAGAAAAGAGCCAAATATCTGCTTCTTTCTGTATATCTCATAACCTATTGCTATAGCAAGCAAAATTCCAACTATCGCAAGTTCTACTTTTACATCTCCTTTATATACTACAGCTTTTATGCCTATACCTATTAAAAACCAGTAGATCAGAAACCACAAAATTCCTCCTTCTCCGGCTATCATTTCGCCGTACTCTTTCTCTCTGAATTTAGTGAAAATATTTATAAGGAATCCAAGAGAGAGTACAAATACGCCAACACCGAGACTGAACATAATAAGCTTATCTATCTCTTCCATCGGGTTGAAAAGTAGAGGGTGGATAAGGTGTTCATTCCCGAAAATTGAACCGTAAAGAAATCCGAAGATTGTTGAACTGATACCGCAAAAGATAAGAACTTTTCCGTAGCTTTTAAGAATTTCTGTCTTCTTTGAAAGGATGTATCCTGCAATGGCAAGAACAATGCCGTGTCCTACGTCTCCAAACATAACGCCAAATAGTAGAACAAAGATAAGAGCAAAAAATGGAGTAGGATTCAGTTCTTTGTAGGACGGGTATGCAAATCCTGTTACAAGCTCTTCAAACGGCTTTAACAATTTAGGTGTTTTTAAAAGTACCGGAGCGTCCTCTGTTTCACTGAAAACAACTTTTGAATGCTTTAAATTATTGACAAGTTTCTCCTTTTCGCTTTCTGGAATCCATCCTTCAACAACGTATCCTTCCGCAGTTCTTTTCACAAGATTTTCGGTCTCAAGGATTTTCTTCATGATATTTAGCTTTATCAGTATTTCAAGGACTTTTTTACCGTACTGATCTATGGCTTCTTTTTTCTGTTTTTTAAATATCTCTTTCTCTTTTAAAACCTTTTCTTTCGTTTCAGAGAGAAAATCCTGAAGATTTAATGTTCTTCCTTCAGTTTTTTCTATAGATTTTTCTATTACATCTTCAATGTCGTCGGTGTAAAAAACAGCAACGGCGACAGAACCTTCACTTAGCTGATTGTGAACAGTAAATCCCTTATAGCTTTTTACTGTTAAAAGCAAAGATTCAACAGTCTCAGCAGGTATTAAAACAATTTTAAGTTTTATAAATTTCAGTTTTTTTATAACTTTCTCAAGGTCTATCTCCTCTTTTAGCGTGGATTTAACCTCGTCGGCTGTAAGAACATCTTTCACTTTTTGGGCTATTTTTTTTCCTTCACTTGAAAGTTTGTCCACAATTTTTGATATGTTATTTAAAATAGTTTCGGCTTTATCTATCTCTTTTGGAATTTCTGTAAGAGTTATTTCTCCGGCTTTAACTTTTTCTTCTCTTATTCCCAGAGCATCAAGTGTTGTTTTTGCGAGAGAAATCAGGGATTCCACCCGGTTAAGTTCAGATTCAAATATCTTTGTCTTTTTTGAATCATCAATATGAAGAACCCCTAATTTTCCCAGAGTTTCTATCTCTTCATCAAGATACTTTTCAGGTATCGTTACTGTAACCTTAAACATTTTCTCTGGAAAAAGCATTACACACCTACCAGCATACGTTTTATTTCCTGTTCAGGAAGCCCGAGTCTTATTCCTTCAATACAGGCTTTAAGGTTTTTTATTTCAATTTCTTTAAGTCTTAAAAGTGCAAAGGGAACCGAAAGTTTAAACGGATATCCCAACCATACCTTTTTCAAAACGCTTATATGGTAGTTATAAAGTTGGTTTCTCATATCGGTAAAATCAGTTATGGGTTTTCTGAATATCTCCGGAACTATCAAGGAAATTTCAGAAAGTTTATCCGTTTTTAAAATTTTTTCAGCTTTCTCTTGTGATAGAAAGTTTCCAAAAGGAATAATGAATGAGCGGATTTCGTCTGTTTTGAAGTTGTATATAAACTTTAATCTTACAACTGTTAAAATATTTATAAGGTCAAAGTAACTTCCTGCAATTGTTTTAAGGTCTCTTCTGTCTATCCTGTCAAGCTTCAGTATAGCCTGTTTTAGTTGCTTTATGTATTGTGTATCAAGTTTTTTGAAAAGCTCTTTTGCGTTCTTTCTGTTTTGAAGTTTCTTTTTCTTTTCTTTTAAAAGTTTCCTTTCTATGAAAAAGAGTGAAAAGACTGCCTGTTCATTTTTGGATAGTTTTTCTGTAACTTTCTCGTAAAGGTATGTAAAGTAAAGATCAAGCCCTTTCTCTATTGAGTCCTGAAGCACGGAACGGACAAATTTCCCGTAAGGAGTGTCTTTTATGACGATTATGATATCTCCAACTGTTGTCGCACTGATAAGCTTTTCAAAAACTGAAAAATCAAGGAGTGTTGATTTTATGGTGCGGCACATTGCATTTACGTAGCTAAATCTTACCGGTTTAGCTATCCACAAATCCGCCCCCTCAAATTGTTAAATACTTTCTCTATAAATTTTTCTCTATTTTCTTTTGAGAGTTTTTCAAATTCTGAAAGAATTTTTTGAAGTTCAGCTTTTCTCTTTTTTCTGTATTCTTCAATCTCCTTTTTTGCCTGTTCAAAGAGCATTTCTCTTTCTTTTTCCACTTTCTCTATGTAGGAAGAGATTATCTGGTTGTATTCAACATTTGCTTTTTCTGTTATTTCAGCAGCTGAATTTTCCGCAGATATAACGATAGAGTGTGCCCTTTCATCAAGAGAGATGATGCGACCTGTAAGATCCCCCATTTATCCCTCTAAAGCGATTTTAACTGCATCTACAATAAATTTTATTCTATTATGATTTTTTTGTAAAGATATAAATCTATTTTTTTCTATCTCTTTTTCTCTTAACTCTTCAAGCTTTACATTTCTTATCTCACCGGAAAGGCCAACTTCTCCAAATACAGCAATCTCTTTTCTAACCGGCTTTCCGGTGTAGCTTGAGGCTATTGCAATAGCTACCGGAAGGTCTATTCCCGGTTCGTCAATCTTTACTCCGCCAACAACATTCACAAACACATCAAAGTTTCTTAAAGGATAACCAAGTTCTTTTTCAATAATGGCTATTATGATGGAAAGCCTGTTTATGTCTATTCCTTTTGCCCTCCTCTGCGGTGTACCAAAAGCTGCTCGTGTTACAAGAGCTTGAACTTCAAGGAGTATTGGTCTTGAGCCTTCTATTCCGCAGTAGATTACAGAGCCGGATTTTCCTTCAGGTCTTTGAGATAGGAAAAATTTGGACGGATTTTCCACCTGAATAAGTCCTTTCTCTTCCATTTTGAAGACGGCAATTTCTCCTGTTGCCCCGAAGCGATTTTTAAGACTTTTAAGAATGCGGAAGTTGTATCCCCTGTCTCCTTCAAACTGATA
Encoded here:
- a CDS encoding ATP synthase subunit C; amino-acid sequence: MRKTALRTVLLVLFPLTVFAGDAMWAYISAAASVAFSTIAAGAAVGLVGSAAMGAIGERPEISGKAIVFLGLAEGIAIYGLIIAILILGKV
- a CDS encoding DUF503 domain-containing protein, with the translated sequence MSVSIGYLEIKLYIPYSHSLKEKRMVVKRLKERLKNKFNVAVSEIAEHDMWQTGVLGIVTIATDSRKADETLEKVVGFIERISPGIIESYHKELL
- the carA gene encoding glutamine-hydrolyzing carbamoyl-phosphate synthase small subunit — translated: MLNRKKALLALEDGTVFEGVSFGAEGEVFGEVVFTTSMTGYQEIVTDPSFKGQIVTMTCPLIGNVGANSEDVESERPQAEGFIVKEISEIYSNWRAEFSFEEYLSKHGVVGISEIDTRALVKKLRDAGTMRGVISTVDLNPESLVEKALSGPKMEGLNLVDKVSCKEPYEWNKGTWVLGKGYLERSDFKYSVAVLDFGIRKNILRNLVDAGIKPVVLPAKTPPEEILKYNPDGVFLSCGPGDPAAVDYAIETIKYLIATFNKPIFGICLGHQLTALALGGKTYKLKFGHRGANQPVLNKKTGKVEITAQNHGFAVSEETIPDELEITHISLNDKTVEGLKHKTKPIFTVQYHPESSPGPHDSRYLFREFAKLIADYRGF
- a CDS encoding metal ABC transporter substrate-binding protein, translating into MRNLLKGILVLLFIVFAGCNLSENKPLIVSSIPVWKHVAEYIGGRDFRYYSVLKGGESPHGYEIKPSDVLKLKEAKLVIIHGLGLDDWILKGIEDKGKVFNIGELMARKYPEIKKPGYHIWTNPVMMEEVYFEVARKLSEFYPSKEKYYEKRADDYAAMIQQLLQRTDNCLKGVKIKKVIAYHPVWEPLFETIGVECIGYITDNPEKEPGPERIRKLIDRAKAEGIKLVITEKGEGEILAKKVASEIGANVLVLNPLPDDDYVVALSRWCNKICKALKEAYGK
- the truD gene encoding tRNA pseudouridine(13) synthase TruD, yielding MKLYAHIKKYPEDFVVEEIPDIEVKSSGKFDVYKLEKRNVSTLESVRLISRFLKIPLKSIGFAGLKDKYAVTTQFITVPSGSLEDRFGFVHENGWRRTESFNKGKTCFFLEKVGKTDEPLSLGKIKGNRFTVKIRNFEKNMRERFYRNLQIVKLFGFANYFGEQRFGSVKSRDDFVLKYLLKGDFETALKVYFLGKEKISFITSWRDIYKTLKPALEEYEKDMIKGLLRGLSAEKAFRILPKNVRLMFNFAFQSFLWNEILALYIKERYPYVQIPFVNNWKLNFYLEVDDLNYLKNLEIPYTGKVYNVKDRLLKRIMEKVFRLRGVEKEFFDREVAGMKVLTDGIRKAVVFPEDFRIVSKTKKDVVLQFKLPPGSYATILLRKLLSV
- a CDS encoding V-type ATP synthase subunit B; its protein translation is MIIEYEGALGIKGSLLAFETVDGTRFGEKVLVRWKNRRVPGRIVELTEKVTLIEILGQTEGIEVNSIRVRFTGKPFTIPVSERMLGRIFNAFGEPMDNLGGIISKKEADINGEAINPAWRNFPNSFVHTGISAIDGLNTLVRGQKLPVFAVSGVPTDKLVAQLVKQIKIPGDNPKTAIILGIIGIKYEIATNLIESIKAGGNFQKTAVFMSLASESCVNHVLVPRAALTLAEYLAFEKEYDVVAVLYDMTNYCDALREMSSRRDEIPGRKGYPGYMYSDLATIYERAGLIKGKKGSLTQIPVLTMPDDDITHPIPDLTGYITEGQIVLDRGLFKKGIYPPINILPSLSRLMNQGISKLQRRWANQIYSAYARSKRVEMLAAIIGESELSDIDRKYLEFGRAFESKFLTQEESEDRSLEETMKIGWKLLAILPDSELTRLKKEEIEAYIR
- a CDS encoding V-type ATP synthase subunit A, producing the protein MAKITYISGPIVKAELEGESPKLLEVAFVGEDKLIGEVVAIQENTITIQVYETTDGLKLKEPVKLSGEMLKAVLAPGLLGSIYDGIERPLEKLGERIERGKSVFPVSKDKRWHFVPLKRKGEKINEGEIFGYVTEGNIKHFLTAPLGIKGTIDAIEEGGEYTVEEELLTLDSGQTLTMVQEWPVRFPRKFRKRLNPDIPLITGQRIIDFLFPIAKGGTASIPGGFGTGKTILQQTLAKWCDADIIVYIGCGERGNEMTEVLEEFPELEDPRTGKKLIERTILIANTSNMPVSAREASIYLGITIAEYFRDMGYHVALMADSTSRWAEAMRELSTRMGELPIEEGFPAYLSSRIAGVYERAGFVETLSGSVGSLTIIGAVSPPGGDFSEPVTRHTRRFTSVFWALDKELANARFYPAINYTQSYSAYGGTVRKWWEEIYRNWYELRSWMMKLLQEDDKLQRIVKLLGSEALPEEQKLIVEISHFIKEVFLQQNAFDPIDAYCPPERQIKIAEILKTLYQWWEACLKEKGIPIKILKEQKVVEEILRLRFVEKIPENIIEKIEETYKNLLKSYSEWEK
- a CDS encoding V-type ATP synthase subunit D, encoding MKFTKSKTQLLELKKDLNVMEEGKDILQHKRNVLIKEILKHLDRVEKAREELNIYVQKAYAMLKKAYMEEGRESVKEYVDTTALKGKIEAKEKSFIGIPVPSISYQLDLEKFPVDIVSESIFVDLARTAFIDSVKKVMELAEMEIKAWKMAEELKKTVIRVNAVEKYYIPMYEKAIKEIETALEEQELEFLSTIKKLKEKKSQSNSL
- a CDS encoding anthranilate synthase component II — encoded protein: MILMIDNYDSFTYNVVQYFGSLGTDIKVVRNDKITVEEIESLNPEAIVISPGPCTPREAGVSVDVIRKFAGKLPILGICLGHQSIGFAFGAKIVRAKKLMHGKASLIRHDEEFLFEGMKNPFSAIRYHSLVIDKDTLPDDFVITAESEDDREIMGIRHKSFPLFGVQFHPESILTEDGIKIIDNFLKQVK
- a CDS encoding V-type ATP synthase subunit F; the encoded protein is MRMVFVGTDDECTGFGLAGVETVVVETEREFQQEMLKLLKEPSVAVIVVSEKFVDFFNKSLKEKLGKKALPAVVFVPSFEGVTSKQSLKEFLASVLGIRLQ